The following are from one region of the Osmia bicornis bicornis chromosome 8, iOsmBic2.1, whole genome shotgun sequence genome:
- the LOC114876865 gene encoding DENN domain-containing protein 5A isoform X1, which produces MNGSLGIMRGPEQHPQRFADYFVICGLDKDSGLEPDKYFGDSLQCTPLDRAYKSKVLGHYPDSVPWNPFDEHAVCMLCLPSGLRFRTQKHSVEPTFHSFVLTKEDGHRTYGFSLVFYEECRNRKICAAMQTLQAMHITELSSGQNGTPPTVRKGQDGHNTRSLPRHFKLSAHSPSAALGYYDSTKDKLLVTKSISLLCQQPYLHAAKTFLTNLYKCVPRHPGPGLSLESYVYSLLYNVPVPLLGKSLKFFVPNDEPAKSPLELVIHQPTPSQELPMLDYSLKDMFTWLGADCVIQLFTCVLLENQVLLRSSDFHKLMVVSECITALLFPFSWQHVYVPILPASLQHFLDAPVPFIMGLHAQSEGGVLNIASEANLCYVDIDKQSSQFPEELPVFPHKMQFIAEIRALLNKYKVPLTGKTDNMVINHYNGDIMTSSLTLPGSGFHLPRRKHSLHDVLDWDRPEPPQQSDTLQRRVDVVKRTGVNVEDIESVEDNYVKERILTPQEEYREMLIFNNAIREIFLNRFVQIFSSYEHFVIQPSQDKNEWLNNRDSMHVFDKATFLSDQPTQHLPFLSRFLETQMFASLVDSKVMSTWSELDFNIRVFDQRISFLRKKVGEGIVRSTRYEPCTSIDESQKVLEQRLTNVDFETNPPTEILPHRAAYFRSFPLLDNVALNKEPAQSILRSRRGQTQWKYKMKSMESNGKTTAPQETQSPRPQTKLSADMSPALIAQANWTFVEKLLKDCKSKTKRMLVEKMGSEAVALGHGGESLSDVEENTLVASLCDLLERVWSHGLQNKQGKSALWSHLTMYQALEECNDPNKPIDPNFLSPAKKSSNTFFGLSDRLISTLKGKNIFEIASYIKENFNDLPNLALEIDSPTRGTDKHKSPGDRKIGPEHLRPLPDSLLFDIRNVQAMTDIKTHIGYARAWVRLALEKKLLSRHLKTLLSHTRLLRSQYKRSAFLRCEEEKEQFLYHLLTLNAVDYFCFTNNYPTTKLPYRVVIFPSRKASAATTSANSWIAISGTLCETNPVPIPKGALEFVFHHKNLGVISTLRIGHDNTGLSPKWMVEHVVVRNEVTGHTFKFPCGRWLGRGIDDGSTERLLVGALVPRCIDSEELVETCSTPPRCRSPSIPRRPILSPVELQHMLGESVNAIVKFHYRRECQDGSLTALLCGEGGLVPSLEQIFLFGFKNQRIFGRNFYVWDYLLRVKENFDIFLLEEMDEYSQKMNRDRRVHTANNHRFTSLRCYCHLIDQINMFSQTLGKDGKFQLFICLAAREQLLHLMLRPMSEARSTADMYDETSFLRNPILLNFLIKILEPLSEFHIVLEKSLTHGISSIC; this is translated from the exons ATGAACGGGAGCCTGGGAATAATGCGCGGACCAGAGCAACATCCACAAAGGTTCGCGGATTATTTTGTCATATGCGGACTGGACAAAGATTCGGGTTTGGAACCGGACAAATATTTTG gaGACTCTTTGCAATGTACGCCTCTGGATCGAGCATACAAGAGTAAAGTTTTGGGACATTATCCGGATTCTGTACCATGGAACCCTTTCGACGAACACGCTGTCTGCATG CTCTGCTTGCCGAGCGGCCTGAGATTCCGAACACAGAAACACTCGGTAGAACCAACTTTCCACTCGTTCGTACTGACGAAGGAAGACGGGCACAGAACGTACGGGTTCAGCCTTGTTTTCTACGAGGAGTGCCGGAATCGCAAGATATGCGCGGCTATGCAAACCCTCCAGGCGATGCATATCACGGAACTGAGCAGCGGTCAAAACGGTACACCACCAAC GGTACGGAAAGGCCAGGATGGACATAACACGCGATCGTTGCCACGGCATTTCAAGTTATCAGCACATTCACCGAGCGCTGCGTTAGGCTACTATGATTCTACCAAAGACAAGTTGCTAGTGACTAAATCGATATCCTTGCTATGCCAGCAGCCTTACCTTCATGCCGCGAAAACGTTCCTCACTAATCTCTACAA ATGTGTTCCTAGACATCCAGGACCTGGTCTTAGTTTAGAATCCTACGTATACAGTCTCCTTTATAATGTACCGGTTCCGTTGCTTGGAAAGTCGCTAAAGTTCTTCGTTCCCAACGACGAGCCAGCTAAATCACCATTGGAACTGGTGATACATCAGCCAACACCGTCTCAGGAACTGCCGATGCTAGATTACTCTTTGAAAGACATGTTCACATGGCTTGGCGCTGACTGCGTCATTCAGTTGTTCACGTGTGTCTTACTGGAGAATCAAGTATTGCTTAGGAGCTCGGATTTCCATAAACTGATGGTGGTGTCCGAGTGTATAACGGCGCTTCTGTTTCCATTTTCCTGGCAACACGTATACGTGCCGATATTACCCGCCAGTTTACAACATTTCTTAGACGCGCCTGTGCCATTTATAATGGGCTTGCACGCGCAAAgcgagggcggtgtactgaaCATTGCTAGCGAA GCAAATCTTtgttatgtagatatagataAGCAAAGTAGTCAATTTCCAGAAGAATTACCCGTGTTTCCTCATAAAATGCAATTCATTGCTGAGATTAGAGCTCTCTTAAACAAGTACAAAGTACCACTTACAGGAAA GACTGATAATATGGTCATAAATCATTATAACGGCGACATCATGACTAGTAGTTTGACGCTTCCTGGTTCTGGATTCCACCTTCCTCGTAGAAAACACTCGTTACACGATGTATTGGATTGGGATCGACCGGAACCGCCTCAGCAATCGGACACTTTGCAGAGGAGAGTAGATGTCGTTAAAAGGACAG GGGTAAACGTAGAGGATATTGAATCAGTTGAAGATAATTATGTTAAGGAACGAATACTCACGCCTCAAGAAGAGTATCGGGAGATGCTTATATTTAATAATGCGATTAGAGAAATTTTTTTGAATCGTTTTGTACAGATCTTTTCTAGCTATGAACATTTCGTTATTCAACCAAGCCAG GACAAAAACGAGTGGTTGAATAATAGGGACAGCATGCATGTTTTTGATAAAGCTACATTTTTATCCGATCAACCGACGCAACATTTGCCATTTTTATCGAGGTTCCTAGAGACGCAAATGTTTGCTTCTCTGGTCGACAGTAAAGTTATGTCAACGTGGAGCGAGTTAGACTTCAATATACGGGTTTTCGATCAAAGAATTTCTTTCTTAAG AAAAAAGGTTGGCGAGGGTATTGTACGTTCAACGCGTTACGAGCCCTGTACAAGCATAGATGAATCGCAAAAAGTGTTGGAGCAAAGATTAACGAACGTGGATTTTGAAACAAATCCACCCACTGAGATTCTTCCTCATAGAGCGGCATATTTTAGAAGTTTCCCTTTATTAGACAACGTTGCTTTAAACAAGGAACCGGCTCAAAG TATACTTCG TAGTCGAAGAGGACAGACTCAATGGaagtataaaatgaaatctatGGAGTCGAACGGTAAAACAACAGCACCTCAAGAAACTCAATCGCCTCGACCACAAACCAAGCTCTCTGCAGACATGAGTCCAGCCTTGATAGCTCAAGCTAATTGGACgtttgttgaaaaattgctCAAG GATTGCAAgtcaaaaacaaaaagaatgTTGGTTGAAAAAATGGGTTCTGAAGCTGTTGCATTGGGTCATGGTGGAGAATCATTGTCCGATGTGGAAGAAAATACATTAGTCGCCAGTCTCTGTGATCTTTTGGAACGAGTTTGGAGCCATGGATTACAAAATAAGCAAGGAAAAAGCGCCCTTTGGTCGCACCTTACCATGTATCAAGCATTGGAAGAATGTAACGATCCTAACAAACCCATAGATCctaattttctttctcctg CCAAGAAATCCTCGAATACTTTTTTTGGATTATCGGACCGTTTAATTTCCACCTTAAAGggcaaaaatatttttgaaattgcttCTTATATCAAGGAGAATTTTAATG ATCTACCAAATTTGGCATTGGAAATTGACTCGCCTACGCGAGGAACAGATAAACATAAATCTCCTGGAGATAGAAAGATCGGTCCTGAACATCTTAGGCCTTTACCCGACTCTTTGCTTTTTGATATTCGAAACGTGCAAGCCATGACCGATATCAAAACCCATATTGGATATGCCAGAGCTTGGGTTCGATTGGCACTTGAGAAGAAACTCCTTTCTCGTCATTTGAAAACTCTCTTATCACATACTAGGTTGCTGAG GAGTCAATACAAGCGCTCTGCATTCTTGCGTtgcgaagaagaaaaggaacaaTTCCTTTACCATCTTCTGACGTTAAATGCTGTTGATTATTTCTGTTTCACTAATAATTATCCGACCACAAAACTGCCGTACAGGGTGGTCATATTTCCTAGTCGAAAAGCGAGTGCAGCTACCACTTCAGCAAATAGTTGGATCGCTATATCAGGCACTCTATGTGAAACAAATCCCGTCCCGATTCCTAAGGGAGCATTGGAATTTGTGTTTCAT CACAAAAATTTGGGGGTAATTTCTACGTTACGTATAGGTCATGACAATACAGGTCTTTCACCTAAGTGGATGGTAGAACATGTTGTAGTGAGAAATGAAGTGACAGGGCATACGTTCAAATTTCCATGTGGCAGATGGCTTGGTAGAGGCATCGATGATGGTTCTACCGAGAGATTATTAGTAGGTGCTCTTGTGCCCCGTTGTATTGATAGCGAAGAATTGGTTGAGACGTGTTCGACACCACCAAGATGTAGGTCACCTAGTATACCTAGGCGACCCATATTATCTCCAGTTGAACTTCAACATATGTTGG GCGAATCTGTAAACGCAATTGTGAAGTTTCACTATAGAAGAGAGTGTCAAGATGGCTCTTTAACGGCGTTGCTCTGTGGCGAGGGTGGTCTCGTGCCATCTTtagaacaaatatttttatttgggTTTAAAAATCAGAGGATATTTGGGCGAAATTTTTATGTTTGGGATTACCTCT taCGTGTAAAGGAGAACTTCGACATTTTTTTGTTGGAGGAAATGGACGAATATTCGCAAAAAATGAATCGAGATAGACGAGTTCACACAGCGAACAATCACAGATTCACCTCTTTAAGATGTTACTGTCACCTCATTGATCAAATTAACATGTTCAGTCAGACTCTTGGTAAAGATGGAAAGTTTCAATTATTCATTTGCTTAGCAGCAAG AGAGCAGCTTCTTCATTTGATGCTTCGACCCATGAGTGAAGCCCGCTCTACGGCGGATATGTACGATGAAACTTCCTTTTTAAGGAAtccaatattattaaatttcctcATTAAAATTCTTGAACCATTAAGCGAATTTCACATTGTTCTTGAAAAAAGTTTGACTCATGGAATTTCTAGTATATGTTAA
- the LOC114876865 gene encoding DENN domain-containing protein 5B isoform X3, with protein MNGSLGIMRGPEQHPQRFADYFVICGLDKDSGLEPDKYFGDSLQCTPLDRAYKSKVLGHYPDSVPWNPFDEHAVCMLCLPSGLRFRTQKHSVEPTFHSFVLTKEDGHRTYGFSLVFYEECRNRKICAAMQTLQAMHITELSSGQNGTPPTVRKGQDGHNTRSLPRHFKLSAHSPSAALGYYDSTKDKLLVTKSISLLCQQPYLHAAKTFLTNLYKCVPRHPGPGLSLESYVYSLLYNVPVPLLGKSLKFFVPNDEPAKSPLELVIHQPTPSQELPMLDYSLKDMFTWLGADCVIQLFTCVLLENQVLLRSSDFHKLMVVSECITALLFPFSWQHVYVPILPASLQHFLDAPVPFIMGLHAQSEGGVLNIASEANLCYVDIDKQSSQFPEELPVFPHKMQFIAEIRALLNKYKVPLTGKTDNMVINHYNGDIMTSSLTLPGSGFHLPRRKHSLHDVLDWDRPEPPQQSDTLQRRVDVVKRTGVNVEDIESVEDNYVKERILTPQEEYREMLIFNNAIREIFLNRFVQIFSSYEHFVIQPSQDKNEWLNNRDSMHVFDKATFLSDQPTQHLPFLSRFLETQMFASLVDSKVMSTWSELDFNIRVFDQRISFLRKKVGEGIVRSTRYEPCTSIDESQKVLEQRLTNVDFETNPPTEILPHRAAYFRSFPLLDNVALNKEPAQSILRSRRGQTQWKYKMKSMESNGKTTAPQETQSPRPQTKLSADMSPALIAQANWTFVEKLLKDCKSKTKRMLVEKMGSEAVALGHGGESLSDVEENTLVASLCDLLERVWSHGLQNKQGKSALWSHLTMYQALEECNDPNKPIDPNFLSPALAWCVMRKRLDYLPNLALEIDSPTRGTDKHKSPGDRKIGPEHLRPLPDSLLFDIRNVQAMTDIKTHIGYARAWVRLALEKKLLSRHLKTLLSHTRLLRSQYKRSAFLRCEEEKEQFLYHLLTLNAVDYFCFTNNYPTTKLPYRVVIFPSRKASAATTSANSWIAISGTLCETNPVPIPKGALEFVFHHKNLGVISTLRIGHDNTGLSPKWMVEHVVVRNEVTGHTFKFPCGRWLGRGIDDGSTERLLVGALVPRCIDSEELVETCSTPPRCRSPSIPRRPILSPVELQHMLGESVNAIVKFHYRRECQDGSLTALLCGEGGLVPSLEQIFLFGFKNQRIFGRNFYVWDYLLRVKENFDIFLLEEMDEYSQKMNRDRRVHTANNHRFTSLRCYCHLIDQINMFSQTLGKDGKFQLFICLAAREQLLHLMLRPMSEARSTADMYDETSFLRNPILLNFLIKILEPLSEFHIVLEKSLTHGISSIC; from the exons ATGAACGGGAGCCTGGGAATAATGCGCGGACCAGAGCAACATCCACAAAGGTTCGCGGATTATTTTGTCATATGCGGACTGGACAAAGATTCGGGTTTGGAACCGGACAAATATTTTG gaGACTCTTTGCAATGTACGCCTCTGGATCGAGCATACAAGAGTAAAGTTTTGGGACATTATCCGGATTCTGTACCATGGAACCCTTTCGACGAACACGCTGTCTGCATG CTCTGCTTGCCGAGCGGCCTGAGATTCCGAACACAGAAACACTCGGTAGAACCAACTTTCCACTCGTTCGTACTGACGAAGGAAGACGGGCACAGAACGTACGGGTTCAGCCTTGTTTTCTACGAGGAGTGCCGGAATCGCAAGATATGCGCGGCTATGCAAACCCTCCAGGCGATGCATATCACGGAACTGAGCAGCGGTCAAAACGGTACACCACCAAC GGTACGGAAAGGCCAGGATGGACATAACACGCGATCGTTGCCACGGCATTTCAAGTTATCAGCACATTCACCGAGCGCTGCGTTAGGCTACTATGATTCTACCAAAGACAAGTTGCTAGTGACTAAATCGATATCCTTGCTATGCCAGCAGCCTTACCTTCATGCCGCGAAAACGTTCCTCACTAATCTCTACAA ATGTGTTCCTAGACATCCAGGACCTGGTCTTAGTTTAGAATCCTACGTATACAGTCTCCTTTATAATGTACCGGTTCCGTTGCTTGGAAAGTCGCTAAAGTTCTTCGTTCCCAACGACGAGCCAGCTAAATCACCATTGGAACTGGTGATACATCAGCCAACACCGTCTCAGGAACTGCCGATGCTAGATTACTCTTTGAAAGACATGTTCACATGGCTTGGCGCTGACTGCGTCATTCAGTTGTTCACGTGTGTCTTACTGGAGAATCAAGTATTGCTTAGGAGCTCGGATTTCCATAAACTGATGGTGGTGTCCGAGTGTATAACGGCGCTTCTGTTTCCATTTTCCTGGCAACACGTATACGTGCCGATATTACCCGCCAGTTTACAACATTTCTTAGACGCGCCTGTGCCATTTATAATGGGCTTGCACGCGCAAAgcgagggcggtgtactgaaCATTGCTAGCGAA GCAAATCTTtgttatgtagatatagataAGCAAAGTAGTCAATTTCCAGAAGAATTACCCGTGTTTCCTCATAAAATGCAATTCATTGCTGAGATTAGAGCTCTCTTAAACAAGTACAAAGTACCACTTACAGGAAA GACTGATAATATGGTCATAAATCATTATAACGGCGACATCATGACTAGTAGTTTGACGCTTCCTGGTTCTGGATTCCACCTTCCTCGTAGAAAACACTCGTTACACGATGTATTGGATTGGGATCGACCGGAACCGCCTCAGCAATCGGACACTTTGCAGAGGAGAGTAGATGTCGTTAAAAGGACAG GGGTAAACGTAGAGGATATTGAATCAGTTGAAGATAATTATGTTAAGGAACGAATACTCACGCCTCAAGAAGAGTATCGGGAGATGCTTATATTTAATAATGCGATTAGAGAAATTTTTTTGAATCGTTTTGTACAGATCTTTTCTAGCTATGAACATTTCGTTATTCAACCAAGCCAG GACAAAAACGAGTGGTTGAATAATAGGGACAGCATGCATGTTTTTGATAAAGCTACATTTTTATCCGATCAACCGACGCAACATTTGCCATTTTTATCGAGGTTCCTAGAGACGCAAATGTTTGCTTCTCTGGTCGACAGTAAAGTTATGTCAACGTGGAGCGAGTTAGACTTCAATATACGGGTTTTCGATCAAAGAATTTCTTTCTTAAG AAAAAAGGTTGGCGAGGGTATTGTACGTTCAACGCGTTACGAGCCCTGTACAAGCATAGATGAATCGCAAAAAGTGTTGGAGCAAAGATTAACGAACGTGGATTTTGAAACAAATCCACCCACTGAGATTCTTCCTCATAGAGCGGCATATTTTAGAAGTTTCCCTTTATTAGACAACGTTGCTTTAAACAAGGAACCGGCTCAAAG TATACTTCG TAGTCGAAGAGGACAGACTCAATGGaagtataaaatgaaatctatGGAGTCGAACGGTAAAACAACAGCACCTCAAGAAACTCAATCGCCTCGACCACAAACCAAGCTCTCTGCAGACATGAGTCCAGCCTTGATAGCTCAAGCTAATTGGACgtttgttgaaaaattgctCAAG GATTGCAAgtcaaaaacaaaaagaatgTTGGTTGAAAAAATGGGTTCTGAAGCTGTTGCATTGGGTCATGGTGGAGAATCATTGTCCGATGTGGAAGAAAATACATTAGTCGCCAGTCTCTGTGATCTTTTGGAACGAGTTTGGAGCCATGGATTACAAAATAAGCAAGGAAAAAGCGCCCTTTGGTCGCACCTTACCATGTATCAAGCATTGGAAGAATGTAACGATCCTAACAAACCCATAGATCctaattttctttctcctg CGTTAGCGTGGTGCGTGATGCGGAAACGTCTCGATT ATCTACCAAATTTGGCATTGGAAATTGACTCGCCTACGCGAGGAACAGATAAACATAAATCTCCTGGAGATAGAAAGATCGGTCCTGAACATCTTAGGCCTTTACCCGACTCTTTGCTTTTTGATATTCGAAACGTGCAAGCCATGACCGATATCAAAACCCATATTGGATATGCCAGAGCTTGGGTTCGATTGGCACTTGAGAAGAAACTCCTTTCTCGTCATTTGAAAACTCTCTTATCACATACTAGGTTGCTGAG GAGTCAATACAAGCGCTCTGCATTCTTGCGTtgcgaagaagaaaaggaacaaTTCCTTTACCATCTTCTGACGTTAAATGCTGTTGATTATTTCTGTTTCACTAATAATTATCCGACCACAAAACTGCCGTACAGGGTGGTCATATTTCCTAGTCGAAAAGCGAGTGCAGCTACCACTTCAGCAAATAGTTGGATCGCTATATCAGGCACTCTATGTGAAACAAATCCCGTCCCGATTCCTAAGGGAGCATTGGAATTTGTGTTTCAT CACAAAAATTTGGGGGTAATTTCTACGTTACGTATAGGTCATGACAATACAGGTCTTTCACCTAAGTGGATGGTAGAACATGTTGTAGTGAGAAATGAAGTGACAGGGCATACGTTCAAATTTCCATGTGGCAGATGGCTTGGTAGAGGCATCGATGATGGTTCTACCGAGAGATTATTAGTAGGTGCTCTTGTGCCCCGTTGTATTGATAGCGAAGAATTGGTTGAGACGTGTTCGACACCACCAAGATGTAGGTCACCTAGTATACCTAGGCGACCCATATTATCTCCAGTTGAACTTCAACATATGTTGG GCGAATCTGTAAACGCAATTGTGAAGTTTCACTATAGAAGAGAGTGTCAAGATGGCTCTTTAACGGCGTTGCTCTGTGGCGAGGGTGGTCTCGTGCCATCTTtagaacaaatatttttatttgggTTTAAAAATCAGAGGATATTTGGGCGAAATTTTTATGTTTGGGATTACCTCT taCGTGTAAAGGAGAACTTCGACATTTTTTTGTTGGAGGAAATGGACGAATATTCGCAAAAAATGAATCGAGATAGACGAGTTCACACAGCGAACAATCACAGATTCACCTCTTTAAGATGTTACTGTCACCTCATTGATCAAATTAACATGTTCAGTCAGACTCTTGGTAAAGATGGAAAGTTTCAATTATTCATTTGCTTAGCAGCAAG AGAGCAGCTTCTTCATTTGATGCTTCGACCCATGAGTGAAGCCCGCTCTACGGCGGATATGTACGATGAAACTTCCTTTTTAAGGAAtccaatattattaaatttcctcATTAAAATTCTTGAACCATTAAGCGAATTTCACATTGTTCTTGAAAAAAGTTTGACTCATGGAATTTCTAGTATATGTTAA